The following are encoded in a window of Salinigranum halophilum genomic DNA:
- a CDS encoding PQQ-binding-like beta-propeller repeat protein, translated as MPSRRQLLGGAALAVGGVGSYALGSGLGGFEPYYDGEEDPDTTWWPQPAFDRIGSCYNPRPVGPRHSVTERWAIEIPGPSARPVVVDGRAYLPTAEALLVVDAATGDELWRADGGDPPMWPRSVAVHDGTVFLTQVDDPALFALDAETGEERWTFSASEYGLRPLLVDPERPTLFTGDGGGTVYALDPDTGAVRWERRVFGTVSALVQSIPDLVVGTDAGDVYGLYPSDGRGRWRHGVSGPVDALATTNGRGAFVSTFGGPTVELDGGRGGEPVWSADAWTSDSFVVAGRNLFVAGHRLVDLDVRGGDRQWTGGETAQCGPAAAGDTVYAASEERLTAYAIRGGVGIGGFRVDARRWSHPVEGRPEQGLAVADGAVFVLTEGGGNDTRSMAYALEAETA; from the coding sequence ATGCCCTCCAGGCGACAGCTCCTCGGTGGTGCAGCGCTTGCCGTCGGCGGCGTCGGTTCTTACGCGCTCGGCAGCGGTCTCGGCGGCTTCGAGCCGTACTACGACGGTGAGGAGGACCCGGACACGACGTGGTGGCCGCAACCGGCGTTCGACCGCATCGGCTCGTGTTACAACCCACGGCCCGTCGGTCCCCGACACAGCGTCACCGAGCGCTGGGCGATCGAGATTCCCGGGCCGTCGGCTCGACCAGTGGTCGTCGACGGCCGTGCGTACCTCCCGACGGCCGAGGCACTGCTCGTCGTCGACGCCGCCACCGGCGACGAACTGTGGCGCGCGGACGGCGGCGACCCACCGATGTGGCCGCGGTCGGTGGCCGTCCACGACGGAACCGTCTTCCTCACGCAGGTCGACGACCCGGCGCTGTTCGCACTCGATGCCGAGACCGGTGAGGAACGCTGGACGTTCTCCGCCTCCGAGTACGGCCTGCGACCGCTTCTGGTCGACCCCGAGCGGCCGACGCTGTTCACGGGTGACGGTGGCGGGACGGTGTACGCTCTCGACCCCGACACGGGAGCGGTCCGGTGGGAGCGGCGCGTCTTCGGCACCGTCTCGGCGCTCGTCCAGAGCATCCCTGACCTCGTCGTCGGCACCGACGCCGGAGACGTGTACGGGCTGTATCCGAGCGACGGCCGCGGGCGCTGGCGACACGGCGTCTCCGGTCCCGTCGACGCGCTCGCCACCACGAACGGTCGCGGCGCGTTCGTCAGCACGTTCGGCGGGCCGACGGTGGAACTCGACGGCGGCCGGGGTGGGGAACCGGTCTGGTCGGCGGACGCCTGGACGAGCGACTCGTTCGTCGTCGCCGGCCGGAACCTCTTCGTCGCCGGTCACCGTCTCGTCGATTTGGACGTCCGCGGTGGCGACCGTCAGTGGACGGGCGGCGAGACGGCCCAGTGTGGGCCGGCAGCGGCCGGCGACACGGTGTACGCGGCCTCGGAGGAGCGACTCACCGCCTACGCCATCCGTGGCGGCGTCGGCATCGGCGGGTTCAGAGTCGACGCTCGCCGATGGTCACACCCCGTCGAGGGACGCCCCGAACAGGGCCTCGCGGTCGCCGACGGGGCCGTGTTCGTGCTCACCGAAGGTGGTGGGAACGACACGCGGTCGATGGCGTACGCGCTCGAAGCCGAAACAGCGTGA
- a CDS encoding phosphoglycerol geranylgeranyltransferase, protein MTGPWESWDHILKVDPDKDLVGDETFADVCQTGTDAIEIGGTTGMTKNNMSAVIDACAEYGVPLYQEPSNPGVVIDSGALDGYLIPTVFNAGDVFWVTGAHKEWVRIADGLDWERTHTEAYIVLNPDSAVAEYTDADCDQSAEDVASYARVAEKMFGQDIVYIEYSGTFGDTEKVAAARDILDDATLFYGGGIHDYDSAYEMGKNADTIVVGDLLHDEGCDAVRETVEGVKDAHANE, encoded by the coding sequence ATGACCGGCCCGTGGGAATCGTGGGACCACATTCTGAAGGTGGACCCCGACAAGGACCTCGTCGGCGACGAGACGTTCGCGGACGTCTGCCAGACGGGAACGGACGCCATCGAGATCGGTGGAACGACCGGGATGACCAAGAACAACATGAGTGCGGTGATAGACGCCTGCGCCGAGTACGGCGTGCCCCTCTATCAGGAGCCGTCGAACCCGGGCGTCGTCATCGACTCCGGGGCGCTCGACGGCTACCTCATTCCGACGGTGTTCAACGCCGGCGACGTCTTCTGGGTGACGGGTGCACACAAAGAGTGGGTCCGTATCGCCGACGGCCTCGACTGGGAGCGGACCCACACCGAGGCGTACATCGTGCTCAACCCCGACTCCGCCGTCGCCGAGTACACCGACGCCGACTGCGACCAGTCCGCCGAGGACGTCGCCTCCTACGCACGGGTGGCCGAGAAGATGTTCGGCCAGGACATCGTCTACATCGAGTACTCGGGGACGTTCGGCGACACCGAGAAGGTCGCCGCCGCGCGGGACATCCTGGACGACGCCACTCTCTTTTACGGGGGCGGAATCCACGACTACGACTCGGCGTACGAGATGGGCAAGAACGCCGACACCATCGTCGTCGGCGACCTGCTCCACGACGAGGGCTGTGACGCCGTCCGCGAGACGGTCGAGGGTGTGAAGGACGCACACGCGAACGAGTAG
- a CDS encoding DUF7522 family protein has translation MGRLTESTPTEPAVQPPLPVDATSADHSPTEVEIIAICRTAVGDALRSVIHFTRDDSELLYLRKDLYGDDRRRALEVKANLVERERVGFTPYERYEPHAAGAGSDPALGDYEFTVRVFSDGFVCRVIVGAHGLLLTAEDLDVDRVEEVAVALRGLVATAYGPSAA, from the coding sequence ATGGGCCGTCTGACCGAATCCACACCCACCGAACCGGCCGTCCAGCCACCACTCCCCGTCGACGCGACCAGCGCGGACCACTCGCCGACGGAGGTCGAAATCATCGCCATCTGTCGGACCGCCGTCGGTGACGCGCTCCGAAGCGTCATCCACTTCACCCGCGACGACTCGGAGTTGCTCTACCTCCGGAAGGACCTCTACGGCGACGACCGTCGGCGGGCCCTGGAGGTGAAAGCGAACCTCGTCGAGCGCGAACGCGTCGGGTTCACCCCGTACGAACGGTACGAGCCCCACGCCGCGGGGGCCGGGAGCGACCCGGCACTCGGCGATTACGAGTTCACGGTCCGAGTGTTCAGCGACGGGTTCGTCTGCCGGGTTATCGTCGGCGCGCACGGCCTCCTCCTCACGGCGGAGGACCTCGACGTCGACCGGGTCGAGGAGGTCGCCGTCGCCCTGCGCGGGCTGGTCGCGACGGCGTACGGCCCGTCCGCCGCGTGA
- the aspS gene encoding aspartate--tRNA(Asn) ligase: MQDRTYTADAEPGDTVTVAGWVHEIRDLGGIAFLILRDTTGKIQVKFEKEEMDDDLVETGLGVHRESVIVVTGDVEAEPRAPTGVEVTPESVEVLAEADPQLPLDPSGKVDAELSTRLDNRTLDLRKEEVKAIFEIRAEILRSVREAFRSLGCTEINTPKIVATGTEGGTELFPITYFGREAFMNQSPQLFKQLMVGSGLERVFEVGPIFRAEEHNTPRHLNEATSIDFESAFADYTEAMDACETVVRAAYEGVAENCQAELEALDLHEEFDVPDESFPRISYEEAIERINATGELDEQLVWGDDLPTEGEKALGEDVGSHYFITDWPSEIKPFYIKDHDDDEQLSTGFDMMHPRMELVSGGQREHRYDRLVEGFEQQGLDPEAFEYYTKMFKYGMPPHAGWGLGAERLVMTMLGLPNIREGVLFPRDRQRLSP, from the coding sequence ATGCAGGACCGAACCTACACGGCCGACGCCGAACCCGGCGACACGGTCACGGTCGCCGGCTGGGTCCACGAGATTCGGGACCTCGGCGGAATCGCCTTCCTCATCCTCCGGGACACCACCGGGAAGATTCAGGTCAAGTTCGAGAAAGAGGAGATGGACGACGACCTCGTCGAGACCGGGCTGGGCGTCCACCGCGAGAGCGTCATCGTCGTCACCGGCGACGTCGAAGCGGAGCCGCGCGCGCCGACGGGCGTCGAAGTCACCCCCGAGTCGGTCGAGGTGCTCGCCGAGGCCGACCCCCAGCTTCCGCTGGACCCCTCCGGCAAGGTCGACGCCGAACTCTCGACGCGGCTGGACAACCGGACGCTCGACCTCCGAAAGGAGGAGGTCAAGGCCATCTTCGAGATCCGCGCCGAGATCCTCCGCTCGGTTCGCGAGGCGTTCCGCTCGCTCGGGTGTACGGAAATCAACACGCCGAAGATCGTCGCCACGGGCACCGAGGGCGGCACGGAGCTGTTCCCCATCACGTACTTCGGCCGCGAGGCGTTCATGAACCAGTCGCCGCAGCTGTTCAAGCAGCTGATGGTCGGCTCCGGACTGGAGCGCGTGTTCGAGGTCGGTCCCATCTTCCGCGCCGAGGAGCACAACACGCCCCGGCACCTCAACGAGGCGACCTCCATCGACTTCGAGTCGGCCTTCGCCGACTACACCGAGGCGATGGACGCCTGTGAGACGGTCGTCCGCGCCGCCTACGAGGGCGTCGCCGAGAACTGTCAGGCCGAGTTAGAAGCGCTCGACCTCCACGAGGAGTTCGACGTCCCCGACGAGAGCTTCCCCCGTATCTCCTACGAGGAGGCCATCGAGCGCATCAACGCGACGGGCGAACTCGACGAGCAGTTGGTGTGGGGCGACGACCTCCCGACCGAGGGCGAGAAGGCGCTCGGCGAGGACGTCGGTTCTCATTATTTCATCACCGACTGGCCCTCGGAGATCAAGCCGTTCTACATCAAGGACCACGACGACGACGAGCAGCTGTCGACGGGGTTCGACATGATGCACCCGCGGATGGAGCTCGTCTCGGGCGGGCAGCGTGAACACCGCTACGACCGCCTCGTCGAGGGCTTCGAACAGCAGGGCCTCGACCCCGAGGCGTTCGAGTACTACACCAAGATGTTCAAATACGGCATGCCCCCGCACGCCGGCTGGGGCCTCGGTGCCGAGCGTCTCGTCATGACGATGCTGGGACTGCCGAACATCCGTGAGGGTGTGTTGTTCCCACGCGACCGACAACGCCTGAGCCCGTAG
- a CDS encoding UPF0175 family protein yields the protein MPSISARIPDDEREALDEVADLLGEDRSTTIRKALREGLHDLRVRVAVERYQSGEVSVNQAARIAGVGLGEWLEIARERNLTSQLTPEDLESDVDAARDL from the coding sequence ATGCCCTCGATCAGTGCTCGAATACCGGACGACGAGCGAGAGGCGCTCGATGAAGTCGCTGACCTCCTCGGAGAAGACCGGAGTACGACGATTCGGAAAGCACTCCGTGAAGGACTCCACGACCTCCGGGTTCGTGTCGCCGTCGAACGCTACCAGTCCGGCGAGGTCTCGGTGAACCAGGCGGCACGTATCGCCGGTGTCGGTCTCGGTGAGTGGCTCGAAATCGCTCGGGAGCGGAACCTGACGTCGCAGTTGACGCCTGAGGATTTGGAGTCGGATGTCGACGCAGCACGTGACCTCTGA
- a CDS encoding pantoate kinase: MTEESTATAFVPGHVTGFFSAHRTDDPVTTGSRGGGLTLSDGVSVRVTPSQTTRVDLDGERVGMAPVEHVLDAFGVSARVTIESELPVGSGFGVSGAAALGTAFASNTVFDGERSENDLVRLAHVAEVESGTGLGDVVSQARGGVPIRIEPGAPGHGVLDGVPTSSRVEYVTFGELSTAEVIEGDTSRLSRAGERALGELCERPTLPHLLQLSRRFAREAGLLVPEVETAIAAVDDAGGEAAMAMLGRSVFALGTGLSDAGYDPHVCETYPSGAHLERL, translated from the coding sequence ATGACGGAAGAGTCGACGGCGACTGCGTTCGTTCCCGGGCACGTCACCGGGTTCTTCAGTGCCCACCGGACCGACGACCCGGTGACGACCGGGTCGCGGGGGGGTGGCCTGACGCTCTCGGACGGGGTCAGCGTACGGGTTACACCCTCCCAGACGACGCGCGTCGACCTCGATGGGGAGCGCGTCGGGATGGCTCCAGTGGAACACGTCCTCGACGCCTTCGGTGTCTCCGCTCGCGTCACCATCGAGAGCGAACTGCCGGTCGGGTCGGGCTTCGGTGTCTCCGGCGCGGCCGCGCTGGGGACGGCCTTTGCGAGCAACACGGTGTTCGACGGCGAGCGCTCCGAGAACGACCTGGTCAGGCTGGCACACGTCGCCGAGGTCGAGTCGGGAACGGGCCTCGGCGACGTCGTCTCGCAGGCGCGCGGCGGCGTCCCCATCCGAATCGAACCGGGTGCGCCGGGCCACGGTGTCCTCGACGGTGTCCCGACGAGTTCGCGCGTCGAGTACGTGACGTTCGGCGAGTTGTCGACGGCCGAGGTCATCGAGGGTGACACCAGCCGACTCAGCCGTGCGGGCGAGCGCGCGCTCGGCGAACTGTGTGAGCGGCCGACGCTCCCACACTTACTCCAGTTGTCGCGTCGCTTCGCGCGCGAGGCGGGACTGCTCGTCCCCGAGGTGGAGACGGCCATCGCGGCCGTCGACGACGCCGGTGGCGAGGCGGCGATGGCGATGCTCGGGCGGTCGGTGTTCGCTCTCGGGACGGGGCTCTCTGACGCGGGGTACGACCCGCACGTCTGTGAGACCTACCCGTCGGGTGCACACCTCGAGCGGCTGTGA
- a CDS encoding 4-phosphopantoate--beta-alanine ligase, with protein MSDAELSELPESHPRYLSLRTRHRIEEGVEKGITSKQGLIAEGRGEAFDYLLGERTLPTADDAARAAAAHLHLARHPVISVNGNVAALVPEDVVALAEVVDADIEVNLFNRTDERMRAIVEHLREHGAEDVKGLAGDARIPGLDHKRAVVDADGIGDADVVLVPLEDGDRAEALAAVGKTELVVDLNPLSRSARTAAVPIVDNIVRALPNITGHARDLSGRSREELQAIVDGFEPATALEAAESAIRGGTLDSRAEAPAETNGER; from the coding sequence ATGAGCGACGCGGAGCTATCGGAGTTGCCGGAGTCACACCCCCGTTATCTCTCACTGCGGACACGACACCGAATCGAAGAGGGCGTCGAGAAGGGCATCACCTCGAAGCAGGGACTCATCGCCGAGGGACGCGGCGAGGCGTTCGACTACCTGCTCGGCGAGCGGACGCTCCCCACCGCCGACGACGCGGCGCGGGCGGCGGCCGCCCACCTCCACTTGGCGCGCCATCCCGTCATCTCGGTGAACGGCAACGTCGCCGCGCTGGTCCCGGAGGACGTGGTGGCGCTGGCCGAGGTGGTCGACGCCGACATCGAGGTGAACCTGTTCAATCGCACCGACGAGCGGATGCGAGCCATCGTCGAGCACCTGCGCGAGCACGGGGCAGAAGACGTGAAAGGGCTCGCGGGCGACGCGCGCATCCCCGGTCTCGACCACAAGCGCGCGGTCGTCGACGCCGACGGTATCGGCGACGCGGACGTGGTGCTCGTGCCGCTCGAAGACGGCGACCGCGCGGAGGCGCTCGCCGCCGTCGGGAAGACGGAACTCGTCGTCGACCTCAACCCCCTCTCGCGGTCGGCGCGAACGGCAGCGGTCCCCATCGTCGACAACATCGTCCGGGCGCTGCCGAACATCACGGGGCACGCGCGCGACCTCTCCGGGCGGTCACGGGAGGAACTCCAGGCCATCGTCGACGGGTTCGAGCCGGCGACGGCGCTCGAGGCGGCCGAATCCGCCATCCGAGGCGGGACGCTCGACTCGCGGGCGGAGGCGCCGGCCGAGACGAACGGCGAACGGTGA
- a CDS encoding molybdopterin-dependent oxidoreductase, translated as MAGSSLAALEPRPRLVDWSILACVLVEAVTGIVSLGAGAAAQWPLFWVHRVVGLTLFVLLLFKLRRVKPRLRRGRWDRATPLSVLTAVVALAALATGVAWVLGVDVDVGFWTLLNVHIGLGLLLVPLVVLHLRARYRPVRRVDFEGRRTALQYGALLVGGALVARSQELVNRVAGTEGERRRFTGSKPVDGEGFPVTSWVADDPDPVDLDAWRLRVDGLVESPLTLSDETLDTRDERRALLDCTSGWYTVEDWRGVSLGTVLDDAGIDGDARWVTVHSVTGYRWSFPLAEARDFLLATHVGGERLSHGHGFPLRLVAPQRRGFQWVKWVTRIELRRRRDASQYLATLVSGVT; from the coding sequence ATGGCCGGGTCGTCGCTCGCCGCCCTCGAACCCCGCCCACGCCTCGTCGACTGGTCGATCCTCGCCTGCGTCCTCGTCGAGGCGGTCACCGGTATCGTCTCGCTCGGTGCCGGCGCGGCCGCCCAGTGGCCGCTCTTCTGGGTCCACCGCGTCGTCGGGCTCACGCTCTTCGTCCTGCTCTTGTTCAAACTTCGAAGAGTGAAGCCAAGGCTCCGACGCGGCCGATGGGACCGCGCGACCCCGCTGTCGGTGCTCACGGCCGTCGTCGCCCTCGCCGCGCTCGCGACCGGTGTGGCGTGGGTGCTCGGTGTCGACGTCGACGTCGGCTTCTGGACGCTCCTCAACGTCCACATCGGCCTGGGCCTCCTCTTGGTGCCGCTCGTCGTGCTCCACCTCCGTGCTCGCTACCGCCCCGTCCGCCGCGTCGACTTCGAGGGGCGGCGCACCGCGCTGCAGTACGGCGCGCTCCTCGTCGGTGGGGCGCTCGTTGCTCGCTCGCAGGAGTTGGTGAATCGCGTCGCCGGGACCGAGGGCGAGCGACGCCGGTTCACGGGGTCGAAGCCGGTCGACGGCGAGGGGTTCCCGGTCACCTCGTGGGTCGCCGACGACCCCGACCCGGTCGACCTCGACGCGTGGCGGCTGCGGGTCGACGGCCTCGTCGAATCGCCGCTCACGCTCTCGGACGAGACACTCGACACACGAGACGAACGGCGCGCGCTCTTGGACTGTACGAGCGGGTGGTACACCGTCGAAGACTGGCGCGGGGTCTCGCTCGGAACCGTGCTTGACGATGCCGGTATCGACGGGGACGCGCGGTGGGTGACGGTCCACTCGGTGACGGGCTACCGCTGGAGTTTTCCGCTCGCGGAGGCGCGGGACTTTCTCCTCGCGACCCACGTCGGGGGCGAACGGCTCTCTCACGGCCACGGCTTCCCGCTTCGACTCGTCGCCCCGCAGCGGCGGGGGTTCCAGTGGGTCAAGTGGGTCACGCGAATCGAGCTTCGAAGGAGACGCGACGCCTCGCAATACCTCGCGACGCTCGTCAGCGGTGTGACGTAG
- a CDS encoding SDR family NAD(P)-dependent oxidoreductase: MPAALVTGSSRGIGRAIATRFARDGYDVAVNYHTSEAAAADVARTVRDLGQEATVVGVDVSDPDAAARLVAETRTAFGGLDHVVNNAGIDQHVYTEALSPADFDHVMDVNVNGAFNVTKAALTHLRDAADDPSVTNVSSILAYTGAAIECHYASSKGALVSLTKSHASDFAPDVRVNAVAPGHVETDMTADRSDAERGQARERIPLGRFGRPDEIADAVAYLRDATFVTGETLNVNGGELMR, encoded by the coding sequence ATGCCAGCCGCACTCGTCACCGGTTCCTCCCGGGGAATCGGCCGCGCGATCGCCACCCGCTTCGCACGCGACGGCTACGACGTCGCCGTGAACTACCACACCAGCGAGGCCGCCGCGGCCGACGTGGCCCGGACCGTCCGCGACCTGGGCCAGGAAGCGACCGTCGTCGGGGTCGACGTGAGCGACCCGGACGCGGCGGCGCGCCTCGTCGCGGAGACCCGAACGGCGTTCGGTGGCCTCGACCACGTCGTCAACAACGCTGGAATCGACCAGCACGTCTACACCGAAGCGCTGTCGCCCGCGGACTTCGACCACGTGATGGACGTGAACGTCAACGGCGCGTTCAACGTGACGAAGGCGGCGTTGACACACCTCCGAGACGCCGCGGACGACCCCTCGGTCACCAACGTCTCCTCCATCCTGGCGTACACCGGCGCAGCCATCGAGTGCCACTACGCCTCGTCGAAGGGGGCGCTGGTGTCGCTGACGAAGAGTCACGCGAGTGACTTCGCCCCCGACGTGCGGGTGAACGCCGTCGCGCCGGGCCACGTCGAGACGGACATGACCGCAGACCGCAGCGACGCGGAGAGAGGACAAGCGCGCGAACGGATTCCGCTCGGGCGGTTCGGTCGTCCCGACGAGATCGCCGACGCGGTCGCGTACCTGCGCGATGCGACCTTCGTGACGGGGGAGACCCTGAACGTCAACGGCGGGGAGTTGATGCGGTGA
- a CDS encoding pyridoxal phosphate-dependent aminotransferase: MPTPTARVRDCSRSSIRVMFDLAQATDRDLVRLEVGEPDFDTPEHVIDAAATAAREGATHYTSNAGLPALRAAIAETLDRDFSVPTRPDDVLVTTGGMEALHLAVLSMVNPGEELLVPSPGWPNYWTQARLADGVPRAVPMPAETGFDLDAARLIEAMGAETAAVMLCRPSNPTGRVADADAVRAVVEAAADHDAYVIADEVYLALTYDGDSRGVAGLVDDADHVVTVGSCSKSHAMTGWRVGWMAGTNPVVDEATKVRESTTACTSSVAQHAALAALTGPQEPFREMYAAFEERRDAVVARVDDIDGLDCPRPEGAFYAFLDVDLPGTSLEVAKRLLTDYGVVLAPGGGFGDAGEGRLRLSFANSLDRLHEGFDRIERALADA; encoded by the coding sequence ATGCCCACACCGACCGCTCGGGTCCGCGACTGCTCTCGCTCTTCCATCCGGGTGATGTTCGACCTCGCACAGGCCACCGACCGGGACCTCGTCCGCCTCGAAGTCGGCGAACCGGACTTCGACACGCCCGAACACGTCATCGACGCCGCGGCGACCGCCGCCCGTGAGGGGGCGACCCACTACACGTCCAACGCCGGTCTCCCCGCCCTCCGCGCGGCCATCGCCGAGACGCTCGACCGCGACTTCTCGGTCCCGACCCGTCCCGACGACGTCCTCGTCACGACGGGCGGGATGGAGGCGCTTCACCTCGCCGTCCTCTCGATGGTGAACCCCGGCGAGGAACTCCTCGTTCCCTCGCCCGGGTGGCCGAACTACTGGACGCAGGCCCGTCTCGCCGACGGCGTCCCCCGAGCGGTCCCGATGCCGGCCGAGACCGGCTTCGACCTCGACGCCGCCCGGCTCATCGAGGCGATGGGCGCTGAGACGGCCGCCGTGATGCTCTGTCGTCCCTCCAACCCGACCGGCCGCGTCGCGGACGCCGACGCCGTTCGGGCCGTCGTCGAGGCCGCCGCCGACCACGACGCGTACGTCATCGCCGACGAGGTGTACCTCGCGCTCACCTACGACGGCGACTCCCGCGGGGTCGCGGGCCTGGTCGACGACGCCGACCACGTCGTCACGGTCGGCTCCTGCTCGAAGAGCCACGCGATGACCGGGTGGCGTGTCGGCTGGATGGCCGGCACGAACCCGGTGGTCGACGAGGCGACCAAAGTGAGAGAGTCGACGACGGCCTGTACCTCCAGCGTCGCTCAGCACGCCGCGCTCGCCGCGCTGACCGGACCACAGGAGCCGTTTCGGGAGATGTACGCCGCCTTCGAGGAGCGCCGTGACGCCGTGGTCGCCCGTGTCGACGACATCGACGGGCTCGACTGTCCCCGCCCCGAGGGTGCGTTCTACGCCTTCTTGGACGTCGACCTCCCGGGGACGAGTCTGGAGGTGGCGAAACGGCTCCTCACCGACTACGGTGTCGTCCTCGCCCCCGGCGGTGGCTTCGGCGACGCCGGCGAGGGTCGACTCCGGTTGAGCTTCGCCAACAGTCTCGACCGACTCCACGAGGGGTTCGACCGAATCGAACGGGCGCTCGCGGACGCCTGA
- a CDS encoding glutathione S-transferase family protein, with product MNMLVDGEWRVDAYESTNDEGEFDRQATSFRRWVGGEAVRDGAVPDPDAEFPVEAGRYHLYICRACPWAHRAALTRALKGLEDVVSLSLVEPVRIDDGWEFSDEYPDPLYDEPYLRDVYTRADPDFTGRVTVPVLWDTDEETIVNNESREIMRMLNVAFDDLATRDVDLWPEGHRDEVERLIDDVYDPINNGVYRAGFAGTQAAYDEAVNELFDALDHYEELLDDRRYLAGDVLTEADLAMFVTLVRFDHVYHTHFKCNRRAVHEYPNLWNYTKELYQLPGVEETVSLQHIVDHYYGSHGDINPSRLVATGPDIDFTEPHDRDRLPGGPPTDLADGPVTADD from the coding sequence ATGAACATGCTCGTCGACGGCGAGTGGCGCGTCGACGCCTACGAGTCGACGAACGACGAGGGCGAGTTCGACCGTCAAGCGACCTCCTTCCGGCGGTGGGTCGGCGGCGAGGCCGTTCGCGACGGTGCTGTCCCCGACCCGGACGCCGAGTTCCCCGTCGAAGCCGGCCGCTATCACCTCTACATCTGCCGGGCCTGTCCGTGGGCCCACCGCGCGGCGCTGACGCGGGCGCTGAAGGGGCTCGAAGACGTCGTCTCGCTCTCCCTGGTCGAACCGGTGCGAATCGACGATGGCTGGGAGTTCTCCGACGAGTACCCCGACCCGCTCTACGACGAACCGTATCTCCGCGACGTCTACACCCGTGCCGACCCTGACTTCACCGGACGGGTCACGGTTCCCGTGCTGTGGGACACAGATGAAGAGACCATCGTCAACAACGAGTCCCGAGAGATCATGCGGATGCTGAACGTCGCGTTCGACGACCTCGCGACCAGAGACGTCGACCTCTGGCCCGAGGGACACCGAGACGAGGTCGAACGGCTCATCGACGACGTGTACGACCCCATCAACAACGGCGTCTACCGCGCGGGCTTCGCCGGCACCCAGGCGGCGTACGACGAGGCGGTGAACGAACTGTTCGACGCGCTCGACCACTACGAGGAACTCCTGGACGACCGGCGCTACCTCGCCGGCGACGTCCTCACCGAGGCCGACCTCGCGATGTTCGTCACGCTCGTCCGCTTCGACCACGTCTACCACACCCACTTCAAGTGTAACCGGCGGGCCGTCCACGAGTACCCGAACCTCTGGAACTACACGAAGGAACTGTACCAGTTGCCCGGCGTCGAAGAGACGGTGAGCCTCCAGCACATCGTCGACCACTACTACGGGAGCCACGGCGACATCAACCCCTCCCGGCTGGTGGCGACCGGCCCCGACATCGACTTCACCGAACCGCACGACCGCGACCGACTCCCCGGCGGCCCGCCCACAGACCTGGCCGACGGTCCGGTGACGGCCGACGACTGA